The proteins below are encoded in one region of Lactuca sativa cultivar Salinas chromosome 3, Lsat_Salinas_v11, whole genome shotgun sequence:
- the LOC111884834 gene encoding uncharacterized protein LOC111884834, translating into MKHVAMETEDDTFKLLTEAYNNIEYWLDHFKRSNEKLLKFVEKTRNLKQEAMEFVRSNQTSSDNDEKEIIRMLGIHSIPDEINIHPPSSIRTKGSGTKKRMVSAIEKAVAAAKKKTRMCTGCNQYVNHN; encoded by the coding sequence ATGAAACATGTTGCCATGGAAACAGAAGATGACACCTTTAAACTTCTAACAGAGGCATACAACAATATTGAATACTGGTTGGATCATTTCAAAAGAAGCAATGAGAAATTGTTAAAATTTGTTGAAAAAACACGTAACTTGAAGCAGGAAGCAATGGAGTTTGTCCGTTCAAACCAAACATCATCTGATAATGATGAAAAAGAAATTATACGGATGCTTGGAATACACAGCATTCCTGATGAAATAAATATCCATCCACCTTCATCTATACGTACCAAAGGTAGTGGAACTAAGAAAAGAATGGTTAGTGCAATTGAGAAAGCTGTTGCAGCTGCAAAGAAAAAAACCAGAATGTGCACAGGTTGCAATCAATATGTTAACCATAATTAG